One Luteibacter aegosomaticola genomic window carries:
- a CDS encoding cation:proton antiporter, whose amino-acid sequence MHDSAGILLTLFLIFVAAQIGGEIAQRLKLPAVVGEIAAGCAIGPSALGWVSLPDIATGTPLDVLAEIGVILLLFSVGLETRLDDLKKVGASAFLVGVLGVFIPFGLGALWAHGSGFDWIRSMFVAAAFVATSAGITARVLQELGVLQRQEARIILGAAVIDDILAMLLLGVVSSLQGGGNVDVGSLVGTLLGAVGFVAVIGWGGTRVMRRGSGWLEKPSNPMSVLTIVLALCLGLAYLSMRFHLAAIIGAFLAGMIASETRQRHQLEEQTAPLLAFLTPFFFVVTGAKVNLGALASGDALLALLVVTLIAIVSKLAGGFLGALKLGKRGATIVGFGMVPRGEVGVVIASLGLAAGVFDETIYAVIVAMSLLTAMVTPPILALLLKEKPSGF is encoded by the coding sequence ATGCACGACTCCGCGGGCATCCTGCTCACCCTCTTCCTGATTTTCGTCGCCGCCCAGATCGGTGGCGAGATCGCGCAACGCCTGAAATTACCGGCTGTCGTGGGCGAAATCGCCGCCGGCTGCGCGATCGGCCCGAGCGCCCTGGGCTGGGTCTCCCTACCCGATATCGCGACCGGGACACCCCTCGATGTGCTCGCCGAAATCGGCGTGATCTTGCTCCTTTTCTCAGTAGGCCTGGAAACGCGGCTCGACGATCTGAAGAAGGTCGGCGCCAGCGCGTTCCTGGTCGGCGTGTTGGGTGTCTTCATCCCGTTCGGGCTCGGTGCGCTGTGGGCGCATGGGTCGGGCTTCGACTGGATCCGTTCGATGTTCGTGGCCGCGGCGTTCGTCGCGACCTCGGCGGGCATCACCGCGCGCGTGTTGCAGGAGCTGGGCGTGCTGCAGCGCCAGGAGGCTCGGATCATCCTGGGCGCCGCTGTGATCGACGACATTCTTGCCATGCTGCTGCTCGGCGTCGTCTCCTCGCTCCAGGGCGGTGGCAACGTCGACGTGGGCAGCCTGGTTGGCACCCTGCTCGGCGCCGTGGGCTTCGTGGCGGTCATCGGCTGGGGTGGCACGCGGGTCATGCGGCGTGGTTCGGGCTGGCTGGAAAAGCCCTCGAACCCCATGTCCGTACTGACCATCGTGCTCGCCCTGTGTCTGGGCCTGGCCTATCTCTCGATGCGCTTCCACCTGGCCGCGATCATCGGCGCGTTCCTCGCCGGCATGATCGCCTCGGAAACCCGCCAGCGGCATCAGCTGGAAGAACAGACCGCCCCGTTGCTGGCCTTCCTCACCCCATTCTTCTTCGTGGTGACGGGTGCGAAGGTGAACCTCGGCGCGCTGGCCTCGGGCGATGCGCTGCTGGCCTTGCTGGTGGTCACCCTGATCGCCATCGTGTCGAAGCTGGCCGGCGGCTTCCTCGGCGCCCTGAAGCTCGGCAAGCGCGGCGCCACCATCGTGGGCTTCGGCATGGTCCCGCGCGGCGAAGTCGGCGTGGTCATCGCCAGCCTCGGCCTGGCCGCCGGGGTGTTCGATGAAACCATCTACGCTGTGATCGTGGCGATGTCGCTGCTGACCGCGATGGTCACGCCCCCGATCCTCGCACTGTTGCTGAAAGAAAAGCCGTCAGGCTTTTGA
- a CDS encoding cryptochrome/photolyase family protein yields MTTAIVWFRRDLRLADNPALVAAAEAHDKVIPLYIHAPDEEGEWAPGAASRWWLHHSLEALDRGLGRHKGGLQVAVARKRAPTGASLDVLREVIAETGASAVYFNLLYDPLIRKRDAKLRKALEADGVDVASFNANLWCDPWEIATQQDEPYRVFTPFWRNLRTRIDEHGPLDEPSLHLAKLKQSASLADLELLPELDWAKGFHEWIPGEAGALEMLSLFADDAVGHYTEGRDLPARHGTSRLSPHLHFGEISPRQVAQQLRDHFAGKKNAPDIEPYLRQLGWREFGHHLLWHFPDTPKKNFNKKFDAFKWEKKDAYALRRWKQGKTGIPIVDAGMRELWATGWMHNRVRMLVASLLTKNLRQHWLLGEKWFWDTLVDADLANNAMGWQWVAGSGADAAPYFRIFNPVTQSEKFDVDGAYIRRWVPELRDAPGKLVHAPWEDPAYLKRSGYPKPIVDLKASREDALMAYQKSKA; encoded by the coding sequence ATGACTACCGCTATCGTCTGGTTCCGGCGCGACCTTCGTCTTGCAGATAATCCCGCCCTCGTCGCGGCCGCCGAGGCGCACGACAAGGTCATCCCCCTGTATATCCATGCCCCGGACGAGGAGGGGGAGTGGGCGCCGGGGGCGGCCAGCCGGTGGTGGTTGCATCATTCGCTGGAGGCGTTGGATCGGGGGCTTGGGCGGCATAAGGGGGGCTTGCAGGTGGCGGTCGCGCGCAAGCGCGCTCCTACGGGAGCGTCGTTGGATGTCTTGCGCGAGGTTATTGCCGAGACGGGCGCGAGTGCCGTCTATTTCAACCTGCTTTATGACCCGTTGATCCGGAAGCGGGACGCGAAGCTGCGCAAGGCGCTGGAGGCGGATGGCGTGGACGTGGCCTCGTTCAATGCCAACCTCTGGTGCGACCCCTGGGAGATCGCCACCCAGCAGGACGAGCCGTACCGGGTGTTTACCCCGTTCTGGCGGAACCTGCGCACACGGATCGACGAGCATGGCCCGCTGGACGAGCCTTCGTTGCACCTGGCCAAGCTCAAGCAATCAGCCTCCCTGGCTGACCTGGAATTGCTGCCCGAGCTGGACTGGGCTAAAGGGTTCCACGAATGGATCCCGGGCGAAGCCGGTGCGCTCGAGATGCTCAGCCTGTTCGCCGACGACGCCGTGGGCCATTACACCGAGGGCCGCGACCTGCCGGCACGGCATGGCACCTCGCGGCTTTCGCCGCACCTGCATTTTGGCGAGATTTCCCCACGCCAGGTGGCCCAGCAGCTCCGCGACCATTTCGCCGGGAAGAAGAACGCCCCCGATATCGAGCCGTACCTCCGCCAGCTCGGTTGGCGCGAATTCGGCCACCATTTGCTCTGGCATTTCCCGGATACGCCGAAGAAGAACTTCAACAAGAAGTTCGACGCCTTCAAATGGGAGAAGAAGGACGCCTACGCCCTGCGCCGCTGGAAGCAGGGCAAGACCGGCATCCCCATCGTGGACGCGGGCATGCGCGAACTATGGGCCACGGGCTGGATGCACAACCGCGTGCGCATGCTGGTCGCCAGCCTGCTCACCAAGAACCTCCGCCAGCACTGGCTGCTGGGGGAAAAGTGGTTCTGGGACACCCTGGTCGATGCCGACCTGGCGAACAACGCCATGGGCTGGCAGTGGGTAGCGGGCAGTGGCGCCGACGCCGCGCCATATTTCCGCATCTTCAACCCGGTGACCCAGTCGGAGAAGTTCGACGTCGATGGCGCGTACATCCGCCGCTGGGTACCCGAGCTGCGCGACGCCCCCGGAAAGCTGGTGCACGCGCCTTGGGAGGATCCGGCGTACCTGAAGCGCAGCGGGTATCCCAAGCCCATCGTCGACCTGAAAGCCAGCCGGGAAGATGCGCTGATGGCGTATCAGAAATCAAAAGCCTGA
- a CDS encoding MFS transporter produces MPADDVIDNPTIPDVHALPTDTPALAPAAPSSQARYRGLIWLVAAGFFMQALDSTIVNTAVPSIANALDVTPLSMRTALTSYVLTLAIFIPMSPWLCDRFGTRKVYGGAILVFALGSLLCGIAQSLPQLVAARIVQGLGGAALMPVGRYVLVRSIDRREFVSSMSTVATFGLLGSVFGPLLGGAIVEYTHWRLIFLINVPVSLVGVWLNRREMPEYRLDRANRFDTLGFLLFAGASAMALLVAETLGGHGNPLWVVASATGAVALAVLYLRHSRRTAFPVSDLSLLKIRSVWVSLAGNLFTRLGVSGMYLLLVLFLQIGCGWSPLVAGLMMVPQALGSITVKPFIHRLLAHFGYRRLLLGNTILVSIVLCAFALLDTDTPTWIIAAFVYVYGMVMSVQYTSMNTLAYVDVDVKQASMASSMASTAQYLSMSFGIALATLLMAGFLGSSDRHPYVWAFRWSVIVMGLITLAASWVFSRLRETREPRVATATP; encoded by the coding sequence ATGCCCGCCGACGACGTCATCGATAACCCCACGATCCCCGACGTCCACGCCTTACCCACCGATACCCCGGCCCTCGCCCCCGCGGCACCCTCCAGCCAGGCCCGTTACCGCGGCCTCATCTGGCTCGTGGCCGCCGGCTTTTTCATGCAGGCGCTGGATTCCACCATCGTGAACACGGCCGTGCCGTCGATCGCGAACGCCCTGGATGTCACCCCGCTCAGCATGCGCACGGCGCTCACCAGCTACGTGCTCACCCTGGCCATCTTCATTCCCATGAGCCCCTGGCTGTGCGACCGCTTTGGCACGCGCAAGGTCTATGGCGGTGCCATCCTGGTCTTCGCGCTGGGCTCGTTGCTCTGCGGTATCGCGCAGTCCCTGCCCCAGCTGGTCGCCGCGCGCATCGTGCAGGGCCTGGGCGGTGCCGCACTCATGCCCGTGGGCCGCTATGTGCTGGTGCGCAGTATCGACCGGCGCGAGTTCGTCAGCTCCATGAGCACCGTCGCCACGTTCGGCCTGCTCGGCTCGGTATTCGGGCCCCTGCTGGGCGGAGCTATCGTCGAGTACACCCACTGGCGCCTCATCTTCCTGATCAACGTGCCAGTGAGCCTCGTGGGCGTGTGGCTGAACCGACGCGAGATGCCCGAATACCGGCTGGACCGCGCCAACCGCTTCGATACGCTCGGATTCCTGCTCTTCGCGGGGGCTTCGGCCATGGCCCTGCTGGTGGCGGAAACCCTGGGCGGCCACGGCAACCCGTTGTGGGTCGTGGCCTCCGCGACCGGCGCTGTGGCGCTGGCCGTGCTTTATCTGCGGCACAGCCGGCGCACGGCCTTTCCGGTCAGCGATCTTTCGCTGCTGAAGATCCGCAGCGTATGGGTCTCGCTGGCGGGCAACCTGTTCACGCGCCTCGGCGTGTCGGGCATGTACCTGCTGCTGGTGCTGTTCCTGCAGATCGGCTGTGGCTGGTCACCCCTCGTGGCCGGCCTGATGATGGTCCCGCAGGCGCTCGGCTCGATCACGGTAAAGCCGTTCATCCACCGCCTGCTCGCCCACTTCGGCTACCGCCGCCTGCTACTGGGTAACACCATCCTGGTCAGCATCGTACTGTGCGCGTTTGCGTTACTCGATACCGATACACCCACCTGGATCATCGCCGCCTTCGTCTATGTGTACGGCATGGTGATGTCGGTGCAGTACACCTCGATGAACACGCTGGCCTATGTCGACGTGGACGTGAAGCAGGCCTCGATGGCCTCGTCCATGGCCTCGACCGCGCAGTACCTGTCAATGAGCTTTGGCATCGCCCTGGCCACCCTGTTGATGGCCGGTTTCCTCGGCTCCTCCGACCGGCACCCCTACGTGTGGGCGTTCCGCTGGTCGGTCATCGTGATGGGCCTGATCACCCTGGCGGCCAGCTGGGTGTTCAGCCGCCTGCGCGAGACGCGTGAACCCAGGGTCGCCACCGCGACCCCATAG
- a CDS encoding glycine zipper 2TM domain-containing protein: MNIKTILGIPMAALLATAVATPAAAATLTRSDGIYVRCEQCGVVQSIETNITQGRDHGTAGAVIGAIAGGVLGNQVGKGKGKALATVGGAVGGGFAGNAIGKGGGGESYTLRVKMGTGGYANVTVKDASAIRTGDIVVIDDQGNVQRVQ, translated from the coding sequence ATGAATATCAAGACCATCCTCGGCATCCCCATGGCTGCCCTGCTCGCCACGGCAGTCGCCACGCCGGCCGCAGCGGCCACGCTTACCCGCAGCGATGGCATCTACGTGCGCTGCGAGCAGTGCGGCGTGGTGCAGAGCATTGAAACCAACATCACCCAGGGCCGCGACCATGGCACGGCCGGTGCGGTCATCGGCGCCATCGCCGGCGGCGTGCTCGGCAATCAGGTCGGCAAGGGCAAGGGCAAGGCCCTGGCCACCGTCGGCGGCGCCGTGGGCGGCGGCTTCGCCGGTAATGCCATCGGCAAGGGCGGCGGCGGCGAGAGCTACACCCTGCGCGTCAAGATGGGCACCGGCGGTTACGCCAACGTCACGGTGAAGGATGCCTCGGCCATCCGCACCGGCGATATCGTGGTGATCGACGACCAGGGCAACGTGCAGCGCGTGCAGTAA
- the ligA gene encoding NAD-dependent DNA ligase LigA, translating into MSQAIAPIEAAARASELRRLIEDANYKYHVLDDPDLADAEYDKLMRELEALESQYADLATDDSPTRRVGARAHGGFAEVTHAVPMLSLGNAFETEGDTDREKYREVADFERRIEQTLGRAKPVFSVEPKLDGLAISLRYENGVFVQGATRGDGAVGEDVTANLRTVKAIPLRLRGEGWPRVLEVRGEVIMPRAGFEAFNERARATGEKPLANPRNGAAGSLRQLDPAITAKRPLAFFAYAVGRVEGGELPQTHSATLQQLRAWGFPVSPEVSTASGFDGLIAYFRKIGEKRDSLPYDIDGVVYKLDDYAGQEEMGFVSRAPRWAIAHKYPAQEQMTTVEAIEIQIGRTGAATPVARLTPVSVGGVTVTNATLHNADQVARLDVRVGDTVIVRRAGDVIPEVARVVEDRRPEGTVAWQMPTHCPVCNSEIIREEGAAAYRCSGGLICAAQRKEALIHFASRRAMDIDGLGDRFVDALVEFDMVKTPADLYGLTVESFIDMKRRADERDGSTPETVKQGKVATKWAENLVESIEASKQSTLPRFLFGLGIMHIGESTAKTLALWLGSLAMVRRTPAPVLRVLPDIGDEVATSIAAFFGQEGNEKVVDALLDAGITFADEGAPSPKLRDRLGLDVLLDSARVAKLGPKSTALLSKQYGSLEALVKASEHQWIVAGVPQAAASNLTAYLANEKNAAELARTDWAMRTLLEALPAKSAAALPLEGHTYVITGTMETLKRDDATERLESLGAKVAGSVSKKTTGVFAGEAAGSKLDKANELGIPVHTEADLIALLETHGVAP; encoded by the coding sequence ATGTCCCAAGCCATCGCCCCCATCGAAGCCGCCGCGCGTGCCAGCGAGCTTCGCCGCCTCATCGAGGATGCGAACTACAAGTACCACGTGCTCGATGATCCCGACCTTGCCGACGCCGAATACGACAAGCTCATGCGCGAGCTTGAAGCGCTGGAAAGCCAGTACGCCGACCTCGCCACCGATGACTCGCCGACCCGCCGCGTCGGCGCTCGCGCCCACGGTGGCTTCGCCGAAGTGACGCACGCTGTGCCCATGCTGTCGCTGGGCAATGCGTTCGAAACCGAAGGCGATACGGACCGCGAGAAGTATCGCGAAGTCGCTGATTTCGAGCGCCGCATCGAGCAGACGCTCGGCCGTGCCAAGCCGGTGTTCTCCGTGGAACCCAAGCTTGATGGCCTCGCCATCAGCCTCCGCTACGAGAACGGCGTGTTCGTGCAGGGCGCGACGCGTGGTGATGGCGCGGTGGGTGAGGATGTCACGGCCAACCTGCGTACGGTGAAGGCGATTCCGCTGCGCCTGCGTGGGGAAGGCTGGCCGCGTGTGCTCGAAGTGCGCGGTGAAGTGATCATGCCGCGCGCGGGGTTCGAGGCCTTCAACGAGCGCGCGCGTGCGACCGGCGAAAAGCCCCTGGCCAATCCGCGTAACGGCGCGGCGGGTTCGCTGCGTCAGCTGGATCCCGCCATCACGGCGAAGCGCCCGCTGGCATTCTTCGCTTACGCCGTGGGCCGCGTGGAAGGCGGTGAGCTGCCACAAACGCATTCGGCCACCCTGCAGCAGTTGCGTGCATGGGGTTTCCCGGTGTCGCCGGAAGTATCGACGGCATCCGGTTTCGACGGCCTGATCGCTTATTTCCGCAAGATCGGTGAGAAGCGCGACAGCCTGCCGTACGACATCGATGGCGTGGTCTACAAGCTCGATGACTACGCCGGTCAGGAAGAGATGGGTTTTGTTTCCCGTGCGCCTCGCTGGGCCATCGCGCACAAATACCCGGCGCAGGAACAGATGACGACGGTGGAGGCGATCGAGATCCAGATCGGCCGCACCGGCGCCGCCACGCCTGTCGCACGCCTCACGCCGGTCTCGGTCGGTGGTGTCACCGTCACCAACGCCACGCTGCATAACGCCGACCAGGTCGCGCGCCTCGACGTGCGCGTCGGCGATACGGTGATCGTGCGCCGCGCGGGCGATGTCATTCCCGAAGTGGCGCGTGTGGTCGAAGACCGCCGTCCCGAGGGCACGGTAGCCTGGCAGATGCCGACGCATTGCCCGGTGTGCAACTCCGAAATCATCCGGGAAGAGGGTGCCGCGGCGTATCGCTGCTCGGGCGGCCTGATCTGCGCCGCGCAGCGCAAGGAAGCCCTCATCCACTTCGCATCGCGCCGTGCCATGGATATCGACGGCCTTGGCGATCGCTTCGTCGATGCGTTGGTCGAATTCGACATGGTGAAGACGCCGGCCGATCTGTATGGCCTGACCGTGGAGAGCTTCATCGACATGAAGCGCCGCGCCGACGAGCGCGATGGCTCCACGCCAGAGACGGTGAAGCAGGGCAAGGTCGCCACGAAGTGGGCCGAGAACCTGGTCGAATCGATCGAAGCCAGCAAGCAGTCCACGCTGCCGCGGTTCCTGTTCGGCCTGGGCATCATGCACATCGGCGAAAGCACAGCGAAGACGCTGGCCTTGTGGCTCGGCTCGCTGGCAATGGTCCGGCGCACGCCGGCGCCGGTGCTGCGCGTGTTGCCCGATATCGGTGACGAAGTCGCGACCTCCATTGCCGCCTTCTTCGGGCAGGAAGGTAACGAGAAGGTCGTCGACGCGTTGCTGGATGCAGGCATCACCTTTGCGGACGAGGGGGCGCCGTCGCCGAAGCTGCGCGATCGCCTGGGCCTCGATGTGCTGCTCGATTCGGCCCGCGTGGCGAAACTCGGCCCCAAGAGCACCGCCTTGCTCAGCAAGCAGTACGGTTCGCTGGAAGCGCTGGTGAAGGCCAGCGAGCACCAGTGGATCGTGGCGGGCGTACCGCAGGCCGCCGCGTCCAATCTCACGGCCTACCTCGCCAATGAAAAGAACGCGGCCGAACTGGCGCGCACTGATTGGGCGATGCGGACGCTGCTGGAGGCGCTCCCGGCGAAGTCTGCGGCGGCGCTGCCGCTGGAAGGGCACACCTACGTGATCACCGGCACCATGGAGACGCTGAAACGCGACGATGCCACCGAGCGTCTTGAGTCGCTCGGCGCCAAGGTGGCGGGTTCGGTATCGAAGAAGACCACGGGCGTTTTCGCTGGCGAGGCGGCGGGCTCCAAACTCGACAAAGCCAACGAACTCGGCATCCCGGTGCATACCGAGGCCGACCTCATCGCGCTGCTGGAGACACACGGAGTCGCGCCGTGA